A window of the Archocentrus centrarchus isolate MPI-CPG fArcCen1 chromosome 17, fArcCen1, whole genome shotgun sequence genome harbors these coding sequences:
- the LOC115796165 gene encoding uncharacterized protein LOC115796165 isoform X2 produces the protein MGNMHCPPADASLVASFARDICPFPSHNHSPHFSQMLSINSSFHLKNHYTAVQTSLTPKQLEDFTQGLRTTFGREGKVSLGGVGVVALSLAVLFDTLAKQVRGEPVAESGPISGLFIKDPNGYYPPQVYTISKYLRRVPHIANNPTLMRKGTERCLIQLIAEDRALEKLDVNHTLPIEEDVTSLNLHLAHIFEGPDL, from the exons ATGGGGAACATGCACTGCCCTCCTGCAGATGCATCCCTAGTGGCTTCCTTTGCTCGTGACATCTGCCCATTTCCAAGCCACAACCACAGTCCTCATTTCAGCCAAATGCTCTCCATCAACTCTTCATTTCACCTGAAGAACCACTACACTGCAGTGCAGACCTCCCTGACCCCCAAGCAACTGGAGGACTTCACCCAGGGCCTGAGAACTACATTTGGCAGGGAAGGCAAGGTCAGTCTCGGTGGTGTTGGGGTAGTGGCTTTATCCCTGGCTGTGCTGTTTGACACTCTTGCCAAGCAGGTGAGGGGAGAGCCGGTGGCAGAGTCGGGGCCCATTTCAGGTTTGTTTATCAAGGACCCGAACGGATACTACCCACCACAAGTTTACACCATCAGCAAATACTTGAGACGAGTACCCCACATCGCTAACAACCCCACCCTGATGAGGAAGGGGACAGAAAG GTGCTTAATTCAGTTGATAGCTGAAGACCGAGCTTTGGAAAAACTGGATGTAAACCACACATTACCAATAGAGGAAGACGTCACTTCACTGAATCTGCACTTGGCACATATTTTTGAG GGACCCGATCTTTAA
- the LOC115796036 gene encoding cysteine-rich secretory protein LCCL domain-containing 1-like: MRRSVALPGLLRAVSLFLCLNTTVQAIAVANSTRLESILNKYTNKGEEWWRARSRGKRAISEGDMHLILDLHNKLRGQVYPPASNMEYMVWDYELERSAEHWAHTCRWEHGPSHLLTQIGQNLGAHWGRDRPPTYHVQAWYDEVRYYSYPYSQECNPHCPFRCSGPVCTHYTQLVWATTNRIGCAINVCYNMNVWGMIWAKAVYLVCNYSPPGNWWGHAPYKYGTPCSACPASYGGGCRDNLCYKDGGVDRRPAPEIEETNYIEPEPEPRDREPQPRAQAPSSLPNDNLERNRVVSTEQMCQQVDCETKLRDHCKGTTCNRYECPPGCTDRPGKVVGTGYYDMQSSVCGAALHFGVIDNDGGWLDVTRLGRKQHFTKSYKNGIQSIGKNRSANSFKVDSVPVKAVRCDTTVALFCPFKKPARHCPRLYCPKNCLHESQARVIGTKYFSDKSSICRAAIHAGVIQNESGGYLDVMPVDKRRHYSGSYQNGITSESQPNPTVGKAFRVFAVI, encoded by the exons ATGAGGAGGTCTGTGGCTCTACCCGGTTTGCTCAGAGCAGTGAGCCTGTTCCTTTGCTTGAACACGACCGTCCAGGCCATCGCCGTCGCCAACTCCACACGGCTCGAGTCCATCCTGAACAAGTACACGAACAAGGGTGAGGAGTGGTGGAGGGCCAGGTCGAGAGGGAAGAGGGCAATCAGCGAGGGCGACATGCACCTCATTCTGGACCTGCACAACAAACTGCGGGGTCAGGTCTACCCTCCTGCTTCCAACATGGAGTACATG GTATGGGATTATGAGTTGGAGAGAAGTGCAGAGCACTGGGCTCACACCTGCAGATGGGAACATGGACCAAGCCACCTGCTGACACAAATAGGCCAAAACCTTGGAGCACACTGGGGCAG GGACCGGCCCCCAACCTATCATGTCCAGGCCTGGTATGATGAGGTGAGGTACTACAGCTACCCCTACTCCCAGGAGTGTAACCCGCACTGTCCATTCAGGTGTTCGGGACCTGTTTGTACTCATTATACTCAG ttGGTGTGGGCAACCACTAATCGCATTGGCTGTGCCATCAACGTGTGTTACAACATGAACGTGTGGGGAATGATCTGGGCCAAAGCGGTCTATCTGGTCTGCAACTACTCTCCACC ggGTAACTGGTGGGGTCATGCTCCATACAAATATGGGACTCCCTGCTCTGCTTGTCCAGCGAGCTACGGTGGGGGATGCAGGGACAACCTTTGCTATAAAG ATGGCGGTGTTGACAGGCGTCCAGCTCCTGAGATCGAGGAGACCAACTACATTGAGCCCGAACCAGAACCAAGAGACAGAGAGCCCCAGCCCAGGGCTCAGGCACCAAGCAGCTTGCCTAATGACAACCTAGAGAGAAACAGGGTTGTCAGCACAGAGCAGATGT GCCAACAGGTGGACTGTGAAACCAAGCTGAGGGATCACTGCAAGGGGACAACCTGTAACAG ATATGAGTGTCCACCCGGTTGCACTGACAGGCCTGGAAAAGTAGTTGGGACTGGATATTATGACATG CaatccagtgtgtgtggagCTGCGCTACACTTTGGTGTCATTGACAATGATGGAGGATGGCTGGATGTGACCAGACTGGGCAGAAAGCAACATTTCACCAAGTCATACAAGAATGGTATTCAATCCATTGG GAAAAACAGAAGTGCAAATTCCTTCAAAGTTGACTCTGTGCCTG TCAAGGCGGTGAGATGTGATACCACAGTGGCGCTCTTCTGTCCCTTCAAGAAACCGGCACGACACTGTCCCAG gttGTACTGTCCCAAAAACTGTTTGCATGAGAGTCAAGCTCGAGTTATTGGAACAAAATACTTCTCAGAT AAGTCGAGTATCTGCAGAGCAGCCATCCATGCTGGAGTGATCCAGAATGAGTCGGGAGGTTACCTTGATGTGATGCCAGTGGACAAAAGGAGGCATTACAGCGGTAGCTATCAGAATGGCATCACCTCAGAAAG cCAACCAAACCCCACGGTCGGAAAAGCCTTCAGAGTCTTTGCAGTCATCTGA
- the LOC115796165 gene encoding uncharacterized protein LOC115796165 isoform X1, with translation MGNMHCPPADASLVASFARDICPFPSHNHSPHFSQMLSINSSFHLKNHYTAVQTSLTPKQLEDFTQGLRTTFGREGKVSLGGVGVVALSLAVLFDTLAKQVRGEPVAESGPISGLFIKDPNGYYPPQVYTISKYLRRVPHIANNPTLMRKGTERCLIQLIAEDRALEKLDVNHTLPIEEDVTSLNLHLAHIFEVSLKFQLLRIDNDTYKELRAHVFDGGPPSRDPIFNLNCDPEVADKVFLAAIEKSDNRTQEAFEKCKPKNGLVSTTWLQHAAKMEWEDTKFISLLIWSKTNEDEICAQKEDFDLKANALGKWEEQFTHQEDTYWYTHMFKNNSI, from the exons ATGGGGAACATGCACTGCCCTCCTGCAGATGCATCCCTAGTGGCTTCCTTTGCTCGTGACATCTGCCCATTTCCAAGCCACAACCACAGTCCTCATTTCAGCCAAATGCTCTCCATCAACTCTTCATTTCACCTGAAGAACCACTACACTGCAGTGCAGACCTCCCTGACCCCCAAGCAACTGGAGGACTTCACCCAGGGCCTGAGAACTACATTTGGCAGGGAAGGCAAGGTCAGTCTCGGTGGTGTTGGGGTAGTGGCTTTATCCCTGGCTGTGCTGTTTGACACTCTTGCCAAGCAGGTGAGGGGAGAGCCGGTGGCAGAGTCGGGGCCCATTTCAGGTTTGTTTATCAAGGACCCGAACGGATACTACCCACCACAAGTTTACACCATCAGCAAATACTTGAGACGAGTACCCCACATCGCTAACAACCCCACCCTGATGAGGAAGGGGACAGAAAG GTGCTTAATTCAGTTGATAGCTGAAGACCGAGCTTTGGAAAAACTGGATGTAAACCACACATTACCAATAGAGGAAGACGTCACTTCACTGAATCTGCACTTGGCACATATTTTTGAGGTCAGCTTGAAGTTTCAGCTCTTACGTATCGACAATGACACATATAAAGAGTTGAGAGCTCACGTTTTTGATGGTGGACCCCCTTCCAGGGACCCGATCTTTAATCTCAACTGTGACCCAGAGGTGGCAGACAAAGTCTTTCTGGCTGCAATTGAAAAATCTGACAACCGCACCCAAGAAGCTTTTGAGAAATGCAAGCCAAAGAATGGACTTGTATCAACAACATGGCTTCAGCATGCTGCCAAGATGGAATGGGAAGATACAAAGTTCATCAGCTTGCTTATATGGTCAAAAACTAACGAAGATGAAATATGTGCTCAAAAAGAAGATTTTGACTTAAAGGCAAATGCTTTGGGAAAATGGGAAGAGCAGTTTACTCACCAGGAAGACACTTATTGGTACACACATATGTTCAAGAACAATTCCATATAA